One region of Luteolibacter sp. Y139 genomic DNA includes:
- a CDS encoding surface lipoprotein assembly modifier, producing the protein MPRAPRVVPMTIAALAAGVMAPSSGEELTSKAPGRLEGEVDSRIVPQTGARLDELEGKKRTEELEMGIAISAAYDDNIFLSPNAQSDFVVKVAPAIKWRKGDPVEGEGGYLSIAYKPTAVAYADYSSNDRIDQVAAWETGWRGKAIKFAYTGEARALGDATADTGTLTDRTEFVNEARISWSVRERVAVEVAAGYESTSYKDTRFADSSYGYGEVALKYAYSPKTTLGVAYKFGRFEVDGAGPQDVHRTTARIEWKPREKIAIDVEVGAEHRVFDSGSDTTPVVEARIGWKPKEGTEVYLNGYRREQASAYLAGQNYTQGGVALGIVQRLGDKWSARLEGGLERSEYSRVSGTGSAGREDKIHFIRPSLEYRFTDDFSMGLYYRYSENSSNNPAFGYKDNSAGVEMGYHF; encoded by the coding sequence GTGCCACGTGCCCCCCGAGTGGTGCCGATGACGATTGCCGCGCTGGCCGCGGGCGTCATGGCCCCTTCGTCGGGCGAGGAACTCACCTCCAAGGCTCCCGGCCGATTGGAGGGTGAGGTGGACAGCCGTATCGTTCCGCAGACGGGCGCGAGGCTGGATGAACTGGAGGGGAAGAAGCGGACCGAGGAGCTGGAGATGGGCATCGCGATCTCAGCGGCCTACGACGACAACATTTTCCTCAGCCCGAATGCCCAGTCGGACTTCGTGGTGAAAGTCGCGCCTGCCATCAAGTGGCGGAAGGGTGACCCGGTGGAGGGCGAGGGCGGCTATCTCAGTATCGCTTACAAGCCGACAGCCGTGGCCTATGCCGACTACAGCAGCAATGATCGCATTGATCAGGTGGCGGCGTGGGAGACGGGGTGGCGCGGGAAGGCGATCAAGTTTGCTTATACCGGAGAAGCCCGGGCCCTGGGTGATGCCACTGCCGATACTGGCACGCTGACGGATCGCACGGAGTTCGTGAACGAGGCTCGCATCTCGTGGTCGGTGCGCGAGCGGGTCGCGGTGGAGGTGGCGGCAGGTTACGAATCCACTTCTTACAAGGATACCCGGTTTGCGGATTCGAGCTATGGGTACGGCGAAGTCGCACTGAAGTATGCGTACTCGCCGAAGACGACGCTGGGTGTGGCTTACAAGTTCGGCCGGTTTGAAGTCGATGGTGCGGGACCGCAGGATGTGCATCGCACCACGGCCCGCATCGAGTGGAAGCCGCGCGAGAAGATCGCCATCGACGTGGAAGTCGGCGCGGAGCATCGCGTCTTCGACAGCGGCTCCGACACCACGCCGGTGGTCGAGGCTCGCATCGGCTGGAAGCCGAAGGAAGGCACGGAAGTTTACCTCAATGGCTATCGCCGCGAGCAGGCGTCGGCCTATCTGGCGGGTCAGAACTACACGCAGGGCGGGGTTGCCCTCGGGATCGTCCAGCGACTCGGCGACAAGTGGAGTGCGCGCCTGGAAGGTGGCTTGGAGCGTTCCGAATACAGCCGCGTTTCCGGCACCGGGTCTGCTGGCCGCGAGGACAAGATCCACTTCATCCGGCCCTCGCTGGAGTATCGCTTCACGGACGACTTCAGCATGGGTCTCTACTATCGCTACTCCGAGAACAGCTCGAACAACCCGGCCTTCGGCTACAAGGACAACAGTGCCGGCGTCGAGATGGGCTATCATTTCTAA
- a CDS encoding non-ribosomal peptide synthetase: protein MILSPLMPEALSADALLRAFEIHAASTPDQTAVIAGNATLSYGDLDSRANRLAGHLQALGARPGVFVGIGLNRSIELIVALLAVVKSGAAYVPLDPGYPAARLAHMVSTAGLDLVLSRSDLTTLFSEAGAKTVVDVASAEGNDPVTPYATPDDSLYAIFTSGSTGQPKAASVFRKGFANLLNWYATELSLGAEDCTLVISSPSFDLTQKNFFTPLLTGGKLVLDDGSNYDISRISKLILDHGVTLINCTPSVFYPLVDAAASGSYTALASLRFAILGGEPISIPRLRAWLEHPNSRAEVVNTYGPTECTDICAFHRLHRENLDLFPFVPLGKEIPNVTVTIRDEDLATIPDGQLGELCIAGAGLGGGYLNDSERTTRAFALAGGIYRTGDLARRLPCGTLEFRGRADHQVKVNGFRIELGEIEIALDQHDAVREAVVIAKDGRLIAHIKGDTSAAALKEHLATRLPAYMVPSEFHFTETFPLTPNGKVDRLALAESNTSHASSKTHDDTLTGRILTLWSEVLERPVSDPEANFFDLGGTSIHLAVVHVRLRELTGRDLAITDLFACPSAKTLAAFLSPQAPAATSAAQDRARMQRAGLANFRRPR, encoded by the coding sequence ATGATCCTTTCCCCCCTCATGCCGGAAGCTCTTTCCGCCGACGCGCTGCTTCGCGCCTTTGAAATCCACGCTGCCAGCACCCCCGATCAAACGGCGGTGATCGCGGGAAATGCCACGCTCAGTTATGGCGACCTCGACTCCCGCGCGAACCGTTTGGCTGGCCACCTGCAAGCTCTCGGCGCCCGACCCGGCGTCTTCGTCGGCATCGGCTTGAACCGCTCCATTGAGCTGATCGTCGCCCTGCTTGCCGTGGTGAAATCGGGGGCTGCCTATGTCCCCCTCGACCCCGGCTATCCGGCTGCACGCCTCGCCCACATGGTCTCGACCGCCGGACTCGATCTGGTCCTCAGCCGGTCGGATCTAACAACTCTCTTCTCCGAAGCCGGCGCGAAGACCGTCGTCGACGTGGCCTCCGCGGAGGGAAATGACCCCGTCACTCCCTACGCCACGCCGGACGACTCGCTCTACGCGATCTTCACCTCCGGCTCCACCGGCCAGCCAAAGGCCGCCTCAGTCTTCCGCAAGGGCTTCGCCAACCTCCTCAACTGGTATGCCACCGAGTTATCGCTTGGCGCGGAAGACTGCACGCTCGTGATCAGCTCTCCGAGCTTCGATCTCACCCAGAAGAACTTCTTCACCCCGCTGCTCACCGGCGGCAAGCTCGTCCTCGATGACGGCAGCAACTACGACATCTCTCGTATCTCAAAGCTGATCCTCGATCACGGCGTCACCCTCATCAACTGCACCCCGAGCGTTTTCTATCCACTCGTCGATGCCGCGGCATCCGGCAGCTACACCGCACTCGCGTCCCTCCGCTTCGCCATCCTCGGTGGCGAGCCGATCTCCATCCCTCGCCTCCGCGCCTGGCTGGAGCATCCGAACTCCCGCGCCGAAGTGGTGAACACCTACGGCCCCACCGAGTGCACCGACATCTGCGCCTTCCATCGCCTCCATCGCGAAAACCTCGACCTCTTCCCCTTCGTCCCGCTCGGCAAGGAAATCCCTAACGTCACCGTCACCATCCGTGACGAAGACCTAGCCACCATCCCTGACGGACAACTCGGCGAACTCTGCATCGCTGGCGCCGGCCTCGGCGGCGGTTACCTCAATGACTCCGAGCGCACCACCCGCGCCTTCGCCCTCGCCGGCGGCATCTACCGCACCGGCGACCTCGCCCGCCGCCTGCCTTGCGGCACGCTGGAGTTCCGCGGCCGCGCCGATCACCAGGTAAAGGTGAATGGCTTCCGCATCGAACTCGGCGAAATCGAGATCGCACTCGATCAACACGACGCCGTCCGCGAGGCCGTCGTCATCGCCAAGGACGGCCGCCTCATCGCCCACATCAAGGGCGACACCTCCGCCGCAGCCCTGAAGGAACACCTCGCCACCCGCCTCCCCGCCTACATGGTGCCGAGTGAGTTCCACTTCACCGAAACCTTCCCGCTCACCCCGAACGGAAAAGTCGACCGCCTCGCCCTCGCCGAATCCAATACGTCCCATGCGTCCTCTAAGACCCATGACGACACCCTCACCGGCCGCATCCTCACCCTTTGGTCAGAAGTGTTAGAGCGCCCCGTCTCCGATCCCGAAGCCAACTTCTTCGACCTCGGCGGCACCTCCATCCACCTCGCCGTCGTCCACGTCCGCCTTCGCGAACTGACCGGTCGTGATCTCGCCATCACCGACCTCTTCGCCTGCCCCAGCGCCAAGACACTCGCCGCCTTCCTCTCCCCACAAGCACCCGCCGCGACCTCCGCGGCCCAGGACCGCGCCCGCATGCAACGCGCAGGCCTCGCCAATTTCCGCCGCCCCCGATGA